The following are from one region of the Maribacter aquivivus genome:
- a CDS encoding fumarylacetoacetate hydrolase family protein, producing the protein MKIIGIGKNYVVDKSEIDGLKNDVQLIFTKPDSTLVTDSKDVAFPAITNQLIYEVELVVKIGKTAKDVSITDANSYISEIGIGIDYTAKDVLTASREKKGPWALAKGFDGASPIAGFKPVSDFPELDNINFDLVINGEKKQVGNTGYIIYNFAEIISFVSSFMTLNPGDMIFTGTPAIGAGETFKGDHLQASIEGEMLLDFKMI; encoded by the coding sequence ATGAAAATAATAGGCATAGGAAAGAATTACGTAGTTGACAAATCTGAAATTGACGGATTAAAGAATGATGTACAACTCATTTTCACAAAGCCAGATTCTACCCTGGTTACAGATAGTAAAGACGTAGCATTCCCTGCTATTACCAATCAATTGATTTATGAAGTAGAATTGGTTGTGAAAATTGGTAAAACAGCAAAAGATGTAAGTATAACAGATGCAAACTCTTATATCTCTGAAATAGGTATTGGTATTGACTATACTGCAAAAGATGTACTTACGGCAAGTAGAGAAAAAAAAGGGCCTTGGGCTTTAGCAAAAGGTTTCGATGGCGCATCACCTATTGCAGGTTTTAAACCAGTATCGGACTTTCCTGAATTAGATAATATTAATTTTGATTTAGTAATTAACGGAGAAAAAAAACAAGTAGGTAATACAGGCTACATCATTTATAATTTTGCTGAAATCATAAGTTTTGTTTCCTCTTTTATGACATTGAATCCTGGTGACATGATTTTTACCGGTACACCGGCAATAGGTGCAGGTGAAACATTTAAAGGAGATCATTTACAGGCTTCTATTGAAGGAGAAATGTTGCTTGATTTTAAGATGATTTAA
- a CDS encoding helix-turn-helix domain-containing protein: MDDKFTWKWQYILLFIPFLLSVIDVALVFSNPASYYNQIVENAINFPKERFNAKYGLLSLNEHYSLRHLWQLIYLLSLLPLLRRFLDINPNDKLKIILNRWLLLFYAALTLMAFITLFFGVERMLGINTLNVSTTSLYSLQIILFLVLLLISIAPLYFPSILYGFPKNQLLVSSSISNDTNSQMYGLDNQELNNSLITIEQQQAFLKQGFNLKACAELLHVPAYHAAYFFYQTKGISFTSYRNNIRVEKAKQLIDSGFLESNDLNTLISACGFNSKSDFEKTFEKLTTTSYNNYQLK; encoded by the coding sequence ATGGACGATAAGTTTACGTGGAAATGGCAATACATTTTACTATTTATCCCCTTTCTACTAAGCGTCATAGATGTTGCCCTTGTTTTTTCTAATCCAGCATCCTACTATAATCAGATTGTAGAAAATGCCATTAATTTCCCAAAAGAGCGATTTAATGCAAAATATGGTCTCCTAAGCTTAAATGAACACTACAGCTTACGTCATTTATGGCAATTAATATACTTACTTTCTCTACTACCGTTGTTAAGACGATTTTTAGATATAAACCCAAATGATAAACTAAAGATTATTCTTAATAGATGGTTGCTTTTGTTTTATGCGGCATTAACCTTAATGGCTTTTATTACTCTGTTTTTTGGTGTAGAAAGAATGTTAGGTATCAATACTTTAAATGTATCAACCACAAGTTTATACAGTTTACAGATTATTTTGTTTCTAGTTTTATTATTGATAAGCATAGCTCCCTTATACTTCCCTTCTATTCTCTACGGATTTCCAAAGAATCAGTTATTGGTTTCATCATCTATTTCAAATGATACCAATTCACAGATGTACGGGTTAGATAATCAAGAACTAAACAACTCACTAATAACTATAGAACAACAGCAAGCATTTTTAAAACAAGGTTTTAATTTAAAAGCTTGTGCAGAACTTTTACATGTGCCTGCTTATCATGCTGCTTATTTTTTCTATCAAACAAAAGGCATCAGTTTTACTTCTTATAGAAATAATATAAGAGTAGAAAAAGCAAAGCAGCTAATTGATTCGGGATTTCTAGAATCGAATGATTTAAATACTCTTATTTCTGCATGCGGATTCAATAGTAAAAGTGATTTCGAGAAGACTTTTGAAAAATTGACAACTACCAGTTATAATAATTACCAACTAAAATAA